One region of Verrucomicrobiia bacterium genomic DNA includes:
- a CDS encoding DUF4276 family protein translates to MLALVEGQTERGIVKQAIAPYLGERGVYLRAQIIGKPGHKGGVPADFGVVLKELTALAKQWPTRALTTLFDYAGMPRGWPGVERAAGLTHEEIPRCIEGAMRTEVLRNLGDLLRPDRFIPYVQMHEIEALLFAGPEIMQMPSIKRTWRMAFGGLLSSAAAANGSTQVRKPGPRSESQLRIPAIGKGIATSRMPLELCRG, encoded by the coding sequence GTGTTGGCTCTGGTCGAGGGGCAGACGGAAAGGGGAATTGTCAAGCAGGCCATCGCTCCCTACCTGGGGGAGCGCGGCGTGTACCTGCGGGCGCAAATCATCGGAAAGCCGGGGCACAAGGGCGGGGTTCCCGCGGATTTCGGTGTCGTGTTGAAGGAGTTGACAGCACTGGCGAAGCAATGGCCGACGAGAGCGCTCACGACGCTGTTCGATTACGCCGGGATGCCTCGTGGATGGCCTGGAGTCGAGAGGGCTGCCGGTCTGACTCATGAGGAAATTCCACGCTGCATCGAAGGCGCGATGCGCACGGAGGTGCTTCGAAACCTGGGTGACCTGCTCCGACCTGACCGGTTTATTCCCTACGTGCAGATGCATGAGATCGAAGCCCTGCTCTTCGCCGGTCCCGAGATCATGCAGATGCCTTCGATCAAAAGGACTTGGCGGATGGCTTTCGGAGGATTGTTGAGCAGTGCGGCGGCTGCGAACGGATCAACACAGGTCCGGAAACCCGGCCCTCGAAGCGAATCACAGCTGCGTATCCCAGCTATCGGAAAGGGGATAGCGACCTCGCGCATGCCCCTGGAATTGTGTCGCGGATAG
- a CDS encoding DUF58 domain-containing protein, which yields MSRTPPVLPSAPDRVLHPTLTRPPESTGHRSGQSPGRETPHAFTAPEASRLDRRLHRSYWMFHAIRQWLRRHITPAGALLFWATLTAGAFTDISQTMSHHLFGVLLCLLLVSLVWARKPRRRLALERTLPRRVTAGIAFPLRLHVRNLTPRPLPAMDLWEGVSDPRPTLYEFSHLAEPGEERRNWFDRRYRFYRWTWHCARKTRARLEPIPLPPLPASAGTEVVVPVTALRRGRLTFAGTEVARSDPFGLFRRLGVVRQQPDSVIVLPRPFRLPPIPLPGQSRRLQAGGIAMAGSVGESEEFVSVRDYRPGDPVRRIHWAGWARTRQPVVKEFQEEFFVRHALLLDTFGGGPESDAFEDAVRLAASFVSTVDQRDSLLDLMFIGDQAYVFTAGRGLAHAEQMLEILASVELDPQGRLDDLETLVLRHLHRLSGCILVLLDFDPARRQLRDRLEAHRVPTLTFIVHRSPPPADSPLPPNVHWLPPGSVETTLSRMA from the coding sequence ATGAGCCGCACGCCGCCCGTCCTCCCGTCCGCGCCGGACCGCGTGCTGCATCCCACCCTCACCCGGCCCCCCGAATCGACAGGCCACCGCTCCGGCCAGTCTCCCGGCCGCGAAACCCCTCACGCTTTCACCGCGCCCGAGGCCAGCCGCCTCGATCGCCGGCTGCACCGCAGTTACTGGATGTTCCATGCCATCCGCCAATGGCTGCGCCGCCACATCACCCCCGCGGGGGCCCTTCTCTTCTGGGCCACCCTGACGGCGGGCGCCTTCACGGACATCTCCCAGACCATGTCCCACCACCTGTTCGGAGTGCTCCTCTGCCTCCTTCTGGTGTCCCTGGTCTGGGCCCGCAAACCGCGACGCCGCCTCGCCCTCGAACGGACCCTGCCCCGCCGCGTCACTGCCGGCATCGCCTTCCCCCTCCGGCTCCACGTCCGCAATCTCACCCCCCGCCCGCTGCCCGCCATGGACCTCTGGGAAGGGGTGTCCGATCCGCGGCCCACCCTCTACGAGTTCTCCCACCTCGCGGAACCCGGCGAGGAACGCCGGAACTGGTTCGATCGCCGCTACCGGTTCTACCGCTGGACCTGGCATTGTGCCCGCAAGACCCGCGCCCGCCTCGAACCCATCCCCCTGCCCCCACTGCCGGCCTCCGCCGGAACCGAGGTGGTGGTGCCGGTCACCGCTCTCCGCCGGGGCCGCCTCACCTTCGCCGGCACCGAGGTCGCCCGCTCCGACCCGTTCGGCCTCTTCCGACGCCTGGGCGTCGTCCGACAACAACCCGATTCGGTCATCGTCCTTCCCCGCCCGTTCCGCCTGCCTCCCATCCCGCTCCCCGGCCAGTCGCGCCGGCTCCAGGCGGGCGGCATCGCCATGGCCGGCTCGGTCGGAGAATCCGAGGAGTTCGTGTCCGTCCGCGATTACCGCCCCGGTGATCCGGTCCGCCGCATTCACTGGGCCGGCTGGGCCCGCACCCGCCAGCCCGTCGTGAAGGAGTTCCAGGAGGAGTTCTTCGTCCGCCACGCACTCCTCCTCGACACCTTCGGCGGAGGACCCGAGTCGGATGCCTTCGAGGACGCCGTGCGCCTGGCGGCGTCGTTCGTCAGCACCGTGGACCAGCGCGATTCCCTGCTGGATCTGATGTTCATCGGGGATCAGGCCTACGTCTTCACCGCCGGACGCGGCCTGGCCCACGCCGAGCAGATGCTCGAAATCCTCGCCAGCGTGGAACTCGATCCCCAGGGCCGCCTCGACGATCTCGAAACCCTCGTCCTCCGTCACCTCCACCGCCTCAGCGGCTGCATCCTCGTCCTCCTCGACTTCGATCCCGCCCGCCGCCAGTTGCGCGACCGCCTCGAAGCCCATCGCGTTCCCACCCTCACCTTCATCGTCCACCGCAGCCCTCCGCCCGCCGATTCCCCGCTCCCCCCCAACGTCCACTGGCTCCCCCCCGGCTCCGTCGAGACCACCCTCTCCCGGATGGCATAA
- a CDS encoding MoxR family ATPase: protein MPDDPAGAAEVLRRLSDNIQRVLRGQEVATRRLLAAFAAGGHVLLDDFPGTGKTTLAKTLALSIDAHFTRIQFTPDLLPTDIVGVSVFYQEEHAFRFREGPVFTDILLADEINRASPRTQSALLEAMAEGQVSVDGSQRPLSDLFFVIATQNPVEFRGTYPLPEAQMDRFMMRFGLGYVPPVEEVAILTAQVREHPLSRIEPCCSQDELRRVRAAVREVRVGEELLHYIVTLVQATRSLPGVPLGASPRASLALMKAAQALALFDGRDFVTPADLADLAVPVIAHRLVVDPQARFAGTSPEALVAELLQRHPPPR from the coding sequence ATGCCAGACGATCCCGCCGGGGCGGCCGAGGTCCTGCGCCGCCTGTCGGACAACATCCAGCGCGTCCTGCGGGGTCAGGAAGTGGCCACCCGGAGGCTCCTTGCCGCCTTCGCCGCGGGCGGACACGTCCTGCTCGACGATTTTCCCGGCACCGGCAAGACCACCCTGGCCAAGACGCTCGCCCTGTCGATCGATGCGCACTTCACCCGCATCCAGTTCACCCCGGATCTCCTTCCCACCGACATCGTCGGCGTCTCGGTCTTCTACCAGGAGGAACACGCCTTCCGGTTCCGGGAAGGTCCCGTCTTCACCGACATCCTCCTCGCCGACGAAATCAACCGCGCCTCGCCGCGCACCCAGTCGGCCCTCCTCGAGGCCATGGCCGAGGGCCAGGTCAGCGTCGATGGATCCCAGCGCCCCCTGTCCGACCTGTTCTTCGTGATCGCCACGCAGAACCCGGTCGAGTTCCGCGGCACCTACCCCCTCCCCGAAGCCCAGATGGACCGCTTCATGATGCGCTTCGGACTGGGCTACGTGCCGCCCGTCGAGGAGGTGGCCATCCTCACCGCCCAGGTCCGCGAACACCCCCTCAGCCGCATCGAACCGTGCTGTTCCCAGGATGAACTGAGGCGCGTCCGGGCCGCCGTGCGGGAAGTCCGGGTGGGCGAGGAACTCCTCCACTACATCGTCACCCTGGTCCAGGCCACCCGGAGTCTCCCCGGCGTCCCGCTGGGCGCCAGTCCGCGTGCCTCGCTGGCCCTCATGAAGGCCGCCCAGGCCCTGGCACTGTTCGACGGTCGCGACTTTGTCACCCCGGCCGACCTGGCCGATCTCGCCGTTCCCGTGATCGCCCATCGCCTGGTCGTCGATCCCCAGGCCCGGTTCGCCGGCACCAGCCCCGAGGCGCTGGTCGCCGAACTCCTCCAGCGCCACCCGCCGCCCCGCTGA